GGTTCTCAATTTAGCAGTGTTGCAGAACTCGAAATTAAATTACTCAACGAGTACTCGGTTTTGGCAGCTCGTGGAGTACTCAGTCAAACCTGGTCAAACCCGGTCAAAACTCGACCAAAAAACGGAAAATCAGTCCAAACTGATAAAAAAAATCGGCCAAAATCGGTTAAAGTCAAACTCAGTCGACATCCGAGCACTCCCCGATTGCCTGAGTACTCCGTAAAAGGTCCTGACCGAGTGCTCCTCGAGTAGCGATTTTGCAACCTTGCAATTTAGACAAAATAAAATCGACAAAAAAGGTAACAAAAGATACAAAAATTTGATAATGCAAGGGTTAACCTTCTTTTGAGATTCAAGATATAAACTCTTGTAGATGAGGTTAACTGATGTGCTCTCACAGGAACCATTCCCATTTGCATCCTGTTCTCATCAAACAAAACTTAAAAACATCATTTGATACAAAAACCAATAGCTTATAGCTTATACAACATTATACTAAAATACAATATACggttaacaataacaacaacaacaacaacaaaacccaatcccacaCGTGTAGgtatggggaggtgagacgtagacaatccttcctctaccctagaataaagagaagtcatttctcctccCGAGTGAAACTCTCCAAGACTAGAGAAAGTCTTCCCTCTctatattcgacggatagagagattgcttcgaaAACTTGTTAAGTGTTGAATATCATACCGTGTCTTTAAATCCTCGAACGGCTTTTATAAGATCAtcgatcttttcttttaatgtcttaTGACTTGACGAAGGCACGTAACGTGTGCCATTATTACGCACGTGATCATTATGTGGCAGCGGTGGTTCACCGTTAACTTCAACGAGCGGTTCATCTTCTTCCTTTTCACTATCTAAAAGATTAATTTCTTCAATTTCGTGATTCGTAACGGGCTTGATTATACTTCGAAGCCGCCCTGAACGTCTCACGACAACAGGGTCAGGAACAAGATGATCTGAACCGTTGATCAAAGTCGTTGACACCTGACCATGATTCTTAGCATAACATGACATAAGAATAGTAGAATTAGCTAATTTAATTTTTGGTTTATGAAGTATTTATAGTAGAAAACAAACATGCTTAAACATTTCAGCCAGGAATAACATGAATGGATTATATATACAGCCATGCATGATAAACATAAGTAGCAtacaatcatcatcaatcatcatcaataaaattatttggcaaaaataaataaaaataataataacaaataatgtgTTGATTTCTGCAagcgctaaaaaaaaaaaaaaaaaaaaatcagtgtCAAATTGAAAAAGGGCTAATACCATAAGATTTCAACATACAATATTGATTGAAGTCTTAACACTAAACTCgaaatatatttcatatccaaATCCAAATAAAACTTTAAATGATATAATTTAAACAAAGAATTCACATTTTCATGATATAAGAATAAAGACATACACACTTTAAAGCCCACATCTTTTAAACTTAAATAAATACATAGAAAAACACATAGATATGTTCATGCAAATAACCGGTCCGGTAAGCATTTTTAGAGTGTTGTTGGAACCCTAAAAAACTACCTTCAAGGACCCTAATCTATCACCCCGAAATATAAAAGAATAAATTAGGTTCCCTGAAATGTGGTTTTTTTAGTCATTAAAAACAATTTTAATAGTTGATCATGTCAACTTATAAATTATAACAAGAAGTATGAAGGACATGCAGAGATGAAAATAGAAAAAATAAATTGTCAAAAAATTACCATATCAGGAGTAGCATTGAGCTTCTGCATTTTGGGTTTCCTCCCCATTGAAATGATGTGAAATTGGTAAATTTGTGAGACAAAATTTATGACAGAGATTTTGCTTACTGTGTTTTTGAATAGGATATCGTGTTGGGTCGAAAATATGGGCCCAATTGAAGTTGTTgagagatattattattattaaattaatttttaattaaaagatTTTCAGAATCAAAGCATTAACTAGCAAGTATTTCCACTTAAAGTAGATTGTTCGATTTCCACGCCGGGTTCTAAATCAACCAAGGGTAAATCAAAGGTCAGGAAATTCGCATCCGGTAGGCGGTTGGATTTGTTTGTTTTGCTGGGCTCgtaatattgtttttttttttttttttttttttttccgaacgggagaaaaaatatattaaatacaaGCTAAAAAAAGCTATAAGAATTTACAAGCAGTCCAATGAGTTTCGTAAAGACAAAGTCCAGTCTAATCTAGcctttttgaatctagaaaaaagcCAATTAAAAGCCGTTACAATGATACTGTCATTACACATGTGATTTCGAAAACTTTTGATCGTTGAAAGCGTAACTATTACGAAGTCTCCACAGGTTCCACAGAGCCGCAATGAAAATAGCCTGAACAATGACACGATGGTTCTTTGAGTTTGGAAAATTATCAATCCATATCCAAAGAATATCGATTGACTGCCAAAAAGGGAGATCAATTTGTAACCAAGATGCGATACCTGACCAAACCTGCTTGCTGATATTGCAATTTAAGAAAATGTGCTCCTCCGACTCTACCTCATTGCCATACCAAACGCAATTCAGATCCGCTATATGAACATTTCGTCGAATTAAACTAGCTTTATAAGCTAATCGATGTAACCGAAGACGCCATATAAATACTTTAACTATAATAGGAATCAAGTTACTCCAGTATGTAGCGAAAGAAAAAGGTGCAAAATAATGGCAATCAATTAGATTCCGAACTGTTGAAACCGAATATTGTTTGTTACCGTCACCCATCCAAACCCACGAGTCAGAACTAGAAGAAAGAGACATGTTTGATAACTGATTCATCATCTCATCAAAGGAAGACTGCTCATCGCCACCTCTCAAGGGGCGACGCCAATGCCACACCCAATTACCATCTCTGAATCGATCAGCTATCTAGCTACCTTTATTGACGTCAAGAGCAAATAGCCTGGGGAATAAGTTAGCAAGGGTATTACCGACTGTCAcatccccaaatagggcctgggatatttgtgactaattatatcaaatcacagttgtataaaagagaacgactctatatgagacgttttattgagttttgcagcagaagataaatagattacattgtatttagagcattaaatgtctttaattgatatgatatgtaatgaagactccaagcatagcaaacaatcatcatcaaagcagcagatatacagcggaagcaatatttaagtacctgagaataaacatgcttaaaaagtcaacacgaggttgagtgagttcataggtttgtcataaataatgatttcagtaatagatatagaccacaagatttttaaaaagtagatctcgcagggatctaaaagtaatGCCAAGTTTGTgttatttagactaaacagtttcaaagtttgccccgtgacaagttgtactgtccttgtcggtttgaatcattattaagtaatacaatgacttggtcaaatgtatcggagacgttactcccgataggcctacccccaataattaagaatgcgttatgtaaaagcaattaaaaatatcacagtggggacttgcatG
This genomic stretch from Rutidosis leptorrhynchoides isolate AG116_Rl617_1_P2 chromosome 11, CSIRO_AGI_Rlap_v1, whole genome shotgun sequence harbors:
- the LOC139874668 gene encoding uncharacterized protein, which produces MSLSSSSDSWVWMGDGNKQYSVSTVRNLIDCHYFAPFSFATYWSNLIPIIVKVFIWRLRLHRLAYKASLIRRNVHIADLNCVWYGNEVESEEHIFLNCNISKQVWSGIASWLQIDLPFWQSIDILWIWIDNFPNSKNHRVIVQAIFIAALWNLWRLRNSYAFNDQKFSKSHV